In one Pseudomonas tensinigenes genomic region, the following are encoded:
- a CDS encoding tyrosine-type recombinase/integrase, whose product MRPRKTEHQHLPPRMYKRSRKRKNGSTWTAYYYRDLIGNDIPLGKDLDKARLRWAELEAKEKPLDLRTMKGIFDRYIRDVVPKKAPRTQKDNLAEIKQLRPMFDSAPIDSITPATIAGYRDARSAKVRANREIATLSHIFNIAREWGLTTKENPCQGVRKNKETPRDYYANDVVWEAVYKKAAQELKEAMDLAYLTGQRPADVLVMRKDDVEGGYLTVQQNKTHKKLRIQMTTAGEANSLGILIAAITERNATHVSSYLIINRSGKRMTATMLRKRWDAAREKAKLEALEQGDELLAKRIGEFQFRDIRPKAASEISDVGDASLLLGHTKGDITERVYRRVGAIAKPSK is encoded by the coding sequence ATGCGCCCCCGCAAGACCGAGCACCAGCACCTTCCCCCTCGGATGTATAAGCGCTCACGGAAGCGCAAAAATGGGAGTACCTGGACTGCGTATTACTACCGAGACCTGATCGGCAATGACATCCCTCTGGGCAAGGATCTCGACAAGGCCAGGCTGAGGTGGGCCGAGCTTGAAGCAAAGGAAAAGCCGCTCGACCTGCGCACCATGAAGGGAATTTTCGACCGGTACATTCGCGATGTGGTGCCAAAGAAAGCACCGCGCACGCAGAAGGACAATTTGGCAGAAATCAAGCAGCTTCGGCCGATGTTCGACAGCGCTCCGATCGACTCGATCACGCCAGCAACGATTGCTGGCTACCGAGACGCACGATCGGCGAAGGTCCGGGCGAACCGTGAGATCGCTACCCTCTCCCACATTTTCAACATTGCACGGGAATGGGGGCTGACGACGAAGGAGAATCCCTGCCAAGGTGTGCGCAAGAACAAGGAGACGCCGAGGGACTACTACGCGAATGATGTGGTTTGGGAGGCGGTATACAAGAAGGCAGCTCAGGAGCTGAAGGAAGCGATGGACCTAGCCTATCTGACCGGGCAAAGGCCGGCAGATGTGCTGGTTATGCGGAAGGATGATGTTGAAGGCGGGTATCTGACTGTTCAACAGAACAAGACGCACAAGAAGCTGCGCATTCAGATGACGACCGCCGGAGAGGCTAACAGCCTGGGCATTTTGATCGCGGCAATCACAGAGCGAAACGCTACTCACGTTTCGAGCTACCTGATCATCAACCGGAGCGGTAAACGGATGACTGCGACGATGCTGAGGAAGCGATGGGACGCGGCGCGAGAGAAGGCAAAACTGGAAGCTCTTGAGCAGGGAGACGAGCTGCTGGCTAAGCGGATCGGTGAATTCCAGTTCCGGGATATTCGGCCGAAAGCGGCGTCGGAAATCAGCGATGTTGGTGACGCCAGCCTGTTGCTCGGGCACACAAAAGGCGACATTACTGAGCGGGTTTATCGCCGTGTCGGCGCGATCGCCAAACCCTCAAAATAG
- a CDS encoding Cro/CI family transcriptional regulator, giving the protein MKKTPLPELVERIGQSAVAKGLGVSAPAISKALKAAREILVIEHEDGKLTAEEVRPFPCQLPVQRTAA; this is encoded by the coding sequence ATGAAAAAGACGCCACTGCCAGAACTGGTTGAGCGAATTGGTCAGTCCGCTGTCGCCAAGGGCCTTGGCGTAAGCGCTCCAGCCATTTCCAAAGCCTTGAAGGCGGCCAGGGAAATCCTAGTCATTGAGCATGAGGACGGAAAGTTGACAGCGGAAGAGGTCCGTCCATTTCCGTGCCAGCTGCCGGTTCAGAGAACCGCCGCCTGA
- a CDS encoding DUF1654 domain-containing protein — MAMAQQQNRLESGGMSGLERLELRVSSMINHPVAQIQRWVTIHRLDTDGQREWEEVMGLLSETGCIDMTFNDDESVTLRWEVIDNKDRPGEMVEAELESAPF; from the coding sequence ATGGCAATGGCGCAACAACAAAACAGGCTCGAAAGTGGTGGCATGTCAGGCCTGGAGCGACTTGAACTACGTGTCTCGTCAATGATCAATCACCCAGTCGCGCAGATTCAGCGCTGGGTGACGATCCATCGGCTGGACACGGATGGGCAGAGGGAGTGGGAGGAGGTGATGGGACTGCTGTCCGAGACGGGTTGTATAGACATGACGTTCAATGATGATGAGTCGGTAACACTGAGGTGGGAAGTGATCGACAACAAAGATCGGCCAGGAGAAATGGTAGAAGCGGAGCTGGAGTCGGCACCTTTCTGA
- a CDS encoding DNA-methyltransferase: MTEQHRILVGDCIDMMRPLPDKSVHTCVTSPPYFGLRDYGVDGQIGLEETPGEFIARLVEVFREVRRVLRDDGTAWVNMGDSYAARSTGNLSFRRDKAAVSPDRAPLTDGIKVKDMMGMPWRLAFALQDDGWYLRQDIIWHKPNPMPESVRDRCTKAHEYIFLLSKSQKYHFDQGAILEPCSLNTHNRLSQDVLAQIGSDRANGGAKSNGNMKAVARKSNGVGWGHGTDDEERGLGRIKDNESMNSALAVMPSERNKRSVWTVSTHSFKGAHFATFPPDLIRPCVLAGAPRGGVVLDPFGGAGTTAVVAMQEGRKSILCELNPDYAAMAERRIAAAWLDGAAQMDVFHDSAPAA, from the coding sequence ATGACAGAACAGCACCGCATTCTGGTCGGTGACTGCATCGACATGATGCGGCCCCTGCCGGATAAGTCAGTTCACACCTGCGTTACCAGCCCGCCCTACTTCGGCCTGCGCGATTACGGCGTAGACGGGCAGATCGGTTTGGAGGAAACCCCGGGTGAGTTTATTGCCCGTCTGGTCGAAGTATTCCGCGAAGTGCGCCGAGTACTCCGCGACGACGGCACGGCCTGGGTGAACATGGGTGACAGCTACGCCGCTCGCTCAACAGGGAATCTTTCGTTCCGGCGAGACAAAGCTGCCGTCTCGCCAGATCGCGCACCGCTGACGGATGGGATAAAGGTGAAGGACATGATGGGCATGCCGTGGCGTCTGGCCTTCGCGCTACAGGATGACGGCTGGTATCTGCGCCAAGACATTATCTGGCACAAGCCGAACCCGATGCCGGAGAGCGTGCGCGACCGGTGCACTAAGGCCCACGAGTACATCTTCCTGCTAAGCAAGTCGCAGAAGTACCACTTCGACCAGGGTGCGATCCTCGAACCCTGCTCACTGAATACCCACAACCGGCTTTCGCAAGATGTCCTCGCACAGATTGGCAGCGACCGGGCCAATGGCGGGGCCAAGAGCAACGGCAACATGAAGGCAGTCGCCAGGAAGTCGAATGGAGTCGGATGGGGTCACGGAACAGACGATGAGGAACGCGGCCTGGGGCGAATCAAAGACAACGAGTCGATGAACTCAGCCCTTGCGGTAATGCCGAGTGAGCGGAACAAACGCAGTGTCTGGACCGTATCGACCCACAGCTTCAAAGGCGCCCACTTTGCGACCTTCCCGCCCGATCTGATCCGGCCATGCGTTTTGGCAGGCGCCCCGCGTGGTGGTGTGGTGCTGGATCCGTTCGGCGGTGCCGGTACCACGGCGGTGGTAGCCATGCAGGAAGGTCGTAAGTCGATCCTGTGCGAACTCAACCCGGACTATGCAGCCATGGCCGAGCGCCGTATCGCGGCCGCTTGGCTCGATGGCGCGGCACAAATGGACGTTTTTCACGACTCTGCGCCGGCCGCCTGA
- a CDS encoding siphovirus Gp157 family protein — MTQLYALTGKLAELQGMADTDDEGLKEALQHAMDEIQGEFEVKADNIVMLRRNLESDVTAIETEIERLTELKRIKANSVAQISDYLRRNMEAANLKSIKRPLFTVTLALGKEKVIVDNEGAVPDELTSVKTSIAPDKNAIAAKLKEIREHNEAVRKRMAAGEDAEHELIEEPAYAHLERGDSSIRIK, encoded by the coding sequence ATGACTCAGCTCTATGCACTGACTGGCAAGCTTGCCGAACTTCAGGGAATGGCAGACACCGACGACGAGGGCCTGAAAGAAGCCCTGCAGCACGCGATGGACGAGATCCAAGGTGAGTTCGAGGTGAAGGCCGACAACATCGTCATGCTGCGCCGCAACCTCGAAAGCGACGTGACGGCCATCGAGACGGAGATTGAGCGGCTGACCGAGCTCAAGCGAATCAAGGCCAACAGCGTTGCACAGATCAGCGATTACCTGCGTCGGAACATGGAAGCCGCCAACCTCAAGTCGATCAAGCGCCCGCTGTTCACTGTCACACTGGCTCTGGGCAAAGAGAAAGTGATTGTCGACAACGAGGGCGCGGTGCCCGACGAGCTGACATCCGTGAAAACCAGCATTGCACCGGACAAGAACGCGATCGCCGCCAAGCTCAAGGAAATTCGTGAGCACAACGAAGCCGTGCGTAAACGTATGGCCGCCGGCGAAGACGCAGAACACGAACTGATCGAAGAGCCGGCCTATGCGCACTTGGAGCGCGGCGACAGTTCGATCCGAATCAAGTGA
- a CDS encoding DUF4224 domain-containing protein — METEILSDDELAALTGYKARAYQRRWLIDRQWVFVESRGKRPLVGRMYARMKLGMISPTIADPNPPPVAPAWTPDYSRVN, encoded by the coding sequence ATGGAAACCGAAATCCTCTCCGACGATGAACTAGCCGCACTCACCGGCTACAAGGCCCGAGCCTACCAGCGCCGCTGGCTGATTGATCGCCAGTGGGTGTTCGTCGAAAGCCGCGGCAAGCGCCCGCTGGTGGGCCGCATGTATGCCCGCATGAAGCTGGGCATGATCAGCCCTACGATTGCCGATCCGAACCCGCCGCCGGTTGCACCGGCATGGACGCCAGACTATTCGCGAGTGAACTGA
- a CDS encoding S24 family peptidase yields MSRKKELSPELKAECDAAKALFVSKKNALGLTQASLAAEADISAAAVAMYLNGTNPLNAKFASVLSRLLGIPVERFSKRLAREISGMTSVAEAPSASTLSAADMVRQMLDKQGKGLTDTARRRLMAAAEADDAGGAIEIDYYRPGVVGDEVWIAHYDVRAAMGGGQIPHDYPEMLQDVRVSPQHLREMGVEFKEHFHLKMVTGWGQSMAPTIKHRDPLLVDISIREFVGDGIYMFSWEGHLYIKRLQWLGDEQIRMISDNDRHPPQTIRADETFIQARVLLVWNAQLV; encoded by the coding sequence ATGAGCAGAAAGAAAGAGTTGTCCCCAGAACTGAAAGCTGAGTGCGACGCCGCTAAGGCGCTTTTCGTGTCGAAAAAAAACGCACTCGGATTGACCCAGGCGAGCCTTGCGGCGGAGGCTGATATATCGGCCGCTGCGGTAGCGATGTACCTGAACGGAACGAATCCTCTGAACGCCAAGTTCGCGTCGGTTCTATCGCGCTTGCTTGGCATTCCAGTCGAGCGCTTCAGTAAGCGACTTGCGCGCGAGATCAGCGGGATGACAAGTGTGGCCGAAGCTCCATCGGCTTCGACGCTTTCAGCCGCTGATATGGTCCGCCAGATGCTCGATAAGCAGGGCAAAGGGCTTACCGATACAGCCAGACGAAGATTGATGGCAGCCGCTGAAGCGGATGATGCCGGGGGCGCCATCGAGATTGACTATTACCGGCCAGGAGTTGTGGGTGATGAAGTGTGGATCGCGCACTACGACGTCCGCGCTGCGATGGGCGGCGGCCAGATCCCGCACGACTATCCCGAGATGCTGCAGGATGTTCGGGTAAGCCCTCAACATTTGCGGGAGATGGGAGTCGAGTTCAAAGAACATTTCCATCTGAAGATGGTGACGGGTTGGGGCCAATCGATGGCGCCGACGATCAAGCATCGAGATCCGCTCCTTGTCGACATCAGCATTCGGGAATTTGTTGGGGATGGGATCTACATGTTCTCCTGGGAAGGTCATCTCTATATCAAGCGCCTACAGTGGCTGGGCGATGAACAGATCAGGATGATTTCCGACAACGATCGGCATCCACCGCAAACGATCCGAGCGGATGAGACATTCATTCAGGCGCGTGTGTTGCTAGTTTGGAATGCTCAATTGGTATGA
- a CDS encoding HNH endonuclease: protein MDAHKIDTLKLEAERIALERFGATSSAEIESILAVLSYEQTLLQKHGKRQPAAYTWRMLEKHGIVSGVERVVIREAETQGYRALLSLGLQDFAFEAVVVRHPEIFSPEAVEHSASRLRDFEDTLTAGYKFWWVNHKQTFKAEFDGGYIWSPKTNKNGARNKTYENLTQVEPGDVVVSYANGRIKAIGIAINNCAEAPKPEEFGSIGASWAATGFLVSINWIALSTPISPKAHIDKILKLLPKKNSPLQSSGNGNQGCYLAAISVALGYVIFSLLGAPDFEAIIAKQALVSADGTGLAGSARLPAEELRKVTAEYIWKAVQYLLQGALPEDFGPSIDYDLLVDANVRLAPKQVFGLAASEALKFKVMPKHFTAGKGTVCFELLEAAGYKIIAKGDPIELIDVPIDAEVQEWAEGQLKLVTHLRRERSPGLAKAKKADFIKAHGGLFCERCGLDPVETYGEQGEACIEVHHDSVKVADMGEDHKTTLDQLLCLCANCHRVLHRELKASSVHSASGYDRSGGMSPVLS from the coding sequence ATGGACGCACACAAGATTGATACCCTGAAGCTAGAAGCGGAACGCATTGCTCTTGAGCGGTTTGGTGCAACTTCATCGGCGGAGATTGAGTCGATTCTCGCTGTGTTGTCTTACGAGCAGACGCTGCTCCAGAAGCATGGGAAGCGACAGCCCGCTGCTTATACGTGGCGCATGCTCGAAAAACACGGGATCGTTTCGGGCGTCGAGAGAGTGGTTATCCGTGAGGCAGAAACGCAAGGCTACAGAGCTCTACTCAGCCTTGGGTTACAGGATTTCGCATTTGAAGCCGTTGTGGTTAGGCATCCGGAAATTTTTTCCCCGGAGGCAGTAGAGCATTCGGCATCACGCCTACGTGACTTTGAAGACACGTTAACCGCCGGGTATAAATTTTGGTGGGTAAACCATAAGCAGACCTTTAAGGCTGAGTTTGACGGTGGCTATATTTGGTCTCCGAAAACCAATAAAAATGGCGCTCGCAACAAAACTTATGAAAATTTGACCCAGGTGGAGCCTGGGGATGTAGTGGTGTCCTACGCTAATGGACGGATCAAAGCTATTGGCATCGCAATCAATAATTGCGCAGAAGCTCCAAAGCCAGAAGAATTTGGATCGATTGGCGCAAGCTGGGCTGCTACGGGATTTTTGGTGTCGATCAACTGGATCGCATTATCGACTCCGATTTCGCCGAAGGCTCATATCGACAAAATCCTAAAGCTTCTGCCGAAGAAAAATTCACCTCTCCAGTCAAGTGGTAACGGTAACCAGGGCTGCTACCTGGCGGCCATTTCAGTTGCATTGGGTTACGTAATTTTTAGCCTTTTGGGTGCCCCTGATTTTGAAGCAATAATTGCGAAGCAAGCCTTAGTTTCCGCAGACGGGACTGGGCTGGCGGGCAGTGCTCGCTTGCCGGCGGAAGAATTACGAAAGGTTACTGCTGAGTACATTTGGAAAGCAGTCCAATATCTCCTTCAAGGCGCTCTGCCAGAGGATTTTGGACCCTCTATCGACTACGACCTCTTGGTTGACGCGAACGTCAGGCTGGCTCCTAAGCAGGTCTTCGGACTCGCTGCATCGGAAGCGCTGAAATTCAAGGTAATGCCGAAGCATTTCACTGCGGGAAAGGGGACTGTGTGTTTCGAGCTGCTGGAAGCTGCGGGCTACAAAATCATCGCTAAAGGGGACCCAATTGAGTTGATAGACGTACCTATCGATGCCGAAGTGCAAGAGTGGGCAGAGGGTCAGCTTAAGTTGGTAACACATTTGCGCAGAGAGCGTTCTCCAGGTCTAGCCAAAGCAAAAAAGGCTGATTTTATCAAAGCTCATGGCGGGCTTTTCTGTGAGAGGTGTGGATTAGATCCAGTTGAAACCTATGGCGAACAGGGTGAAGCCTGCATCGAGGTTCATCATGACTCTGTAAAGGTTGCTGATATGGGGGAGGATCACAAGACAACACTCGATCAATTGCTTTGCCTTTGCGCCAACTGTCATCGCGTATTGCATAGAGAGCTGAAAGCTTCGAGTGTTCACTCAGCATCAGGTTACGACCGATCTGGTGGTATGTCCCCAGTACTCAGCTGA
- a CDS encoding serine acetyltransferase: MRDFKELCAYLKEEIATKEDGSVKLSTLINRVLAKERYHYVFWFRIAQYLHNKPRGFWNYKKWAKRINRKLIREHNIDIGLSAQIGPGICFSHRIGIVITHRAIIGRNLRLRQNTTIGSKDYTQGHVRLGDNVEIGANVCIVGEINIGNNVTIGAQAFVNKDIPDNTVYYTEYRPTYRTKPK, translated from the coding sequence ATGAGGGATTTCAAGGAGCTGTGCGCTTACCTGAAGGAGGAAATTGCTACCAAGGAAGACGGCAGCGTAAAACTGAGCACCCTGATCAACAGGGTTCTGGCCAAGGAACGGTACCACTACGTTTTCTGGTTCAGGATTGCCCAGTACCTGCACAACAAGCCTCGCGGGTTCTGGAACTACAAGAAGTGGGCAAAGCGGATAAATCGAAAACTGATCCGCGAGCACAACATCGACATTGGTTTGTCGGCACAAATCGGTCCGGGTATCTGCTTCTCGCATCGCATCGGCATCGTCATTACCCACCGGGCCATCATCGGCCGAAACCTTCGCCTTCGCCAGAACACCACGATCGGTTCCAAGGACTATACCCAAGGTCACGTGCGCCTCGGTGACAACGTCGAAATCGGCGCAAACGTCTGCATCGTCGGTGAAATCAATATCGGCAACAACGTGACGATCGGCGCCCAGGCGTTCGTGAACAAGGATATTCCAGACAACACTGTGTATTACACCGAGTACCGGCCGACTTATCGGACCAAGCCGAAGTAA